In Candidatus Bathyarchaeota archaeon, one DNA window encodes the following:
- a CDS encoding rhodanese-like domain-containing protein, whose product MSLDKVKVLLIIFSLCFMISIEADFRNIIFVHADSDAENDNIEEVRIVDRDALKKKIDKNEDFVLFDARILKSYEKEHIIGAISLPVNEAKDRAEIIIPDKNKEIIVYCSSKYCSTSAFLAEILVDLGYTNVANYEGGMRDWIEAGYPTEKNEVTPTTAPTITEPPEEAPTTTKAVATQIPTGQLNIIGAIIIFLIILSVALIIRRGKRRMLFGEAY is encoded by the coding sequence ATGTCTTTGGATAAAGTTAAGGTTTTGCTTATCATATTCTCTCTATGCTTTATGATTTCAATTGAAGCAGACTTTAGGAATATTATATTTGTACACGCTGATAGTGATGCGGAAAACGATAATATTGAAGAAGTAAGGATAGTTGATAGAGATGCTTTAAAGAAAAAGATCGATAAAAATGAAGATTTTGTTCTATTCGATGCACGCATCTTAAAAAGCTACGAAAAAGAGCATATAATAGGAGCTATATCTCTTCCTGTCAATGAGGCTAAAGATAGGGCTGAGATCATTATCCCAGATAAGAATAAAGAGATAATTGTTTATTGCAGTAGTAAATACTGTTCTACAAGTGCTTTTCTTGCGGAAATACTTGTTGATTTGGGCTATACGAATGTAGCTAATTATGAGGGGGGAATGCGCGATTGGATAGAAGCAGGATATCCGACAGAGAAAAATGAAGTAACACCAACAACCGCACCAACTATTACTGAGCCTCCAGAAGAAGCTCCTACAACCACAAAGGCTGTTGCTACACAAATACCCACAGGTCAACTCAACATAATTGGAGCCATAATTATTTTTTTAATTATCTTATCAGTAGCTCTGATTATTAGAAGAGGAAAGAGACGCATGCTATTTGGTGAGGCGTATTAA
- a CDS encoding AsnC family transcriptional regulator gives MPLKLDSVDVAILRALSEDGRKSLRQLAKIVNVTTPTVHARLKRMMRTGLISRIAPIYNVDKLDKGVGALIWLKIEASIVAHVTSEFKNLEEVKGIFFTTGEGNLLLKIFVTSYDKIKPITDRITSIKGVHLLSTQMITKTLKDEQGIIIEPDIGILLKCDYCNSSIKGQPSTLKTLVGDRFFCCNTCLTVYKEKYRSRM, from the coding sequence ATGCCTCTCAAGCTTGATTCTGTAGATGTAGCTATCCTGCGTGCCCTTTCTGAAGACGGGAGAAAATCATTGAGGCAATTAGCTAAGATCGTTAATGTCACTACACCTACGGTTCATGCTCGACTTAAGAGGATGATGAGGACTGGCCTAATATCTAGAATAGCCCCTATATATAACGTAGATAAATTGGATAAGGGGGTCGGTGCATTAATCTGGCTTAAAATTGAAGCGTCCATTGTAGCTCATGTGACTTCTGAATTCAAAAACTTAGAAGAAGTTAAAGGTATATTCTTTACTACAGGGGAAGGTAATTTACTTTTAAAGATCTTTGTAACAAGCTATGATAAAATTAAACCTATCACAGATAGAATCACATCAATTAAGGGAGTTCATTTATTATCAACTCAGATGATAACGAAAACTTTGAAAGATGAGCAGGGAATAATCATTGAACCTGATATCGGTATACTATTGAAATGCGATTATTGCAATAGCTCCATTAAAGGCCAACCTTCAACCCTAAAAACCCTCGTTGGAGATAGATTCTTCTGCTGTAACACATGCTTAACAGTCTATAAGGAAAAATACAGATCCAGAATGTGA
- a CDS encoding YHS domain-containing protein produces MVKDPVCGMEVDEAKADLKYDHEGKTYYFCNTNCQENFKKNPKQYIE; encoded by the coding sequence TTGGTAAAAGATCCCGTATGCGGAATGGAAGTTGACGAGGCTAAAGCAGATCTCAAGTATGATCATGAAGGTAAAACATACTACTTCTGCAATACAAATTGTCAAGAGAATTTTAAAAAGAATCCCAAACAATACATTGAGTAG
- a CDS encoding heavy metal translocating P-type ATPase — translation MAKDPICGMYVDEKNPPFMKEIRGQKYYFCSGTCLKTFEAPEVELRNLKILVIFSLALSIPTLIFSFFPILPPIIPNNMWLFLFATPVQFIAGWRFYKGAFEALKKKTANMDTLIAIGTSAAWIYSTIVTFIPGIFHTKEVYFDTAALIITLILVGKLLEDIAKGKASEAVRKLMDLQPTMAKVIRDGNEVELPVEKVQKDDIVIVRSGEKIPVDGIIIEGHASIDEKMVTGESLPVEKDIGSEVIGATINKEGLIKIKATKLGQDSTLAKIIRLVEEAQQSSAPSQRLADRVSAYFVPAVILIAIVSSLLWFLIGSKSFTFVLTIFIAVLIVACPCALGIATPTAIMVGTGKGAENGLLIKGGENLEKARRLTTIVFDKTGTLTKGEPSITDVMALEGFSEEDVLEYAAGIEKGSEHPLGQAIVKGAKERDAKIPDLESFKVIPGHGVMGKINGKDILVGNRKLLREKGVSIDGIENKIIALEKNGKTSMILSIDGKAAGIIAVADTLKEFSIDAIRQLQKMGLEVIMLTGDNKRTADAIAKKIGISRVIAEVLPGEKVNQIKELQNERKIVGMVGDGINDAPALAQADVGIAIGSGSDIAMESGGIVLIKDDLRDVVASIQLSHKTVSKIKQNLFWAFFYNIALIPVGAGILYPFFGILLNPIFAAAAMALSSISVVTNSLLLRRFQPKI, via the coding sequence ATGGCAAAGGATCCTATTTGTGGAATGTATGTAGATGAAAAAAATCCACCTTTCATGAAAGAAATCCGGGGTCAAAAGTATTACTTCTGTAGTGGAACTTGTCTGAAGACTTTTGAAGCACCTGAGGTTGAGTTGAGAAATCTCAAGATTCTTGTAATATTTAGCTTAGCATTAAGCATACCAACTTTAATCTTTTCATTTTTTCCCATTTTGCCTCCGATAATTCCAAACAATATGTGGCTTTTCCTCTTTGCTACTCCGGTACAATTTATTGCAGGATGGAGATTCTATAAAGGAGCTTTTGAAGCCTTAAAAAAGAAAACAGCAAACATGGATACTCTAATAGCCATAGGTACTTCAGCTGCATGGATCTATAGTACAATAGTCACTTTTATACCAGGAATTTTCCATACAAAGGAAGTTTATTTCGATACAGCAGCATTGATAATTACTTTGATACTCGTTGGAAAGTTGCTTGAGGATATTGCAAAAGGTAAAGCTTCAGAGGCTGTTCGAAAGTTAATGGATTTACAGCCTACAATGGCCAAGGTCATTCGTGATGGTAATGAGGTTGAATTGCCCGTAGAGAAGGTTCAAAAAGATGATATAGTAATAGTTCGTTCTGGAGAGAAGATACCGGTAGATGGAATAATAATTGAGGGGCATGCATCTATCGATGAAAAAATGGTTACTGGTGAAAGCCTTCCTGTTGAGAAGGATATTGGGAGTGAGGTCATTGGTGCTACTATCAACAAAGAAGGATTAATAAAAATTAAAGCGACAAAACTAGGTCAAGATAGTACTTTAGCTAAAATAATCAGATTGGTTGAAGAAGCTCAACAATCATCTGCACCTAGCCAACGATTGGCAGATCGGGTCTCTGCATACTTTGTTCCAGCTGTTATTCTCATTGCAATTGTTTCTTCACTTCTTTGGTTTTTAATAGGCTCTAAAAGCTTCACTTTCGTTTTAACAATATTTATCGCAGTATTAATAGTGGCTTGCCCATGTGCGCTTGGTATAGCAACACCGACAGCGATAATGGTCGGAACAGGCAAAGGGGCTGAAAACGGTTTACTGATAAAAGGTGGAGAGAATCTAGAGAAAGCAAGAAGATTGACGACTATAGTTTTCGATAAGACTGGTACCCTAACTAAGGGAGAACCATCAATAACAGATGTGATGGCTTTAGAAGGCTTTAGTGAAGAAGACGTTTTGGAATATGCAGCTGGGATTGAAAAAGGTTCTGAACATCCTTTAGGCCAAGCGATAGTGAAAGGAGCAAAGGAAAGGGATGCAAAGATTCCAGATTTAGAGTCTTTTAAGGTTATTCCAGGTCATGGAGTTATGGGCAAGATAAATGGGAAGGATATACTGGTTGGTAATCGAAAATTATTACGTGAGAAGGGAGTGTCTATTGATGGAATTGAGAATAAGATAATTGCTCTGGAGAAAAATGGTAAAACGTCAATGATCTTGTCAATTGATGGGAAAGCTGCGGGGATAATAGCTGTTGCGGATACTCTTAAGGAATTCTCGATTGATGCAATTAGGCAACTTCAAAAAATGGGATTAGAGGTCATTATGCTGACTGGCGACAATAAAAGGACGGCGGATGCTATCGCCAAAAAAATTGGAATAAGTAGAGTTATCGCTGAAGTTTTACCCGGTGAAAAAGTTAACCAGATAAAGGAACTTCAGAATGAGAGAAAAATCGTCGGCATGGTAGGCGATGGAATTAATGATGCACCAGCTCTTGCTCAAGCTGATGTGGGTATCGCTATAGGAAGTGGTAGCGATATCGCGATGGAGAGTGGTGGAATTGTCCTAATAAAGGATGATCTGAGAGATGTTGTCGCTTCCATTCAATTAAGCCATAAGACCGTGAGTAAGATTAAACAGAATTTATTCTGGGCATTCTTTTACAATATTGCTTTAATTCCTGTAGGTGCGGGGATACTTTACCCGTTCTTTGGAATATTGTTGAACCCGATCTTTGCCGCTGCTGCCATGGCCTTGAGCTCTATATCGGTGGTCACTAACTCGCTTCTATTGCGAAGGTTTCAACCAAAAATTTAG
- a CDS encoding FTR1 family protein: MLGQFLIILREGFEAAFIISIILAYLARTRRHNLSKYVWYGVGIAIIVSLIIGSLAWLVYGSLSKQTQTLFEGVAAWLAVAVLSYMIFWMATKRKLIRAEIQKRVEVVATHKTILGLIFLAFVLVFREGVESVLFLLPFLVNEPIATLVGSFLGALLALILAYIIFITGMRINIQRFFYFTSILLVLLAGGLAGYGVHELIEYSELSGMELSWIGESAYALDISSESLFHHKGIVGSIFAVMFGYTVSAEWARVIIHLMYIAIALPIVLIIYRNK; the protein is encoded by the coding sequence ATGTTAGGACAATTTCTTATCATATTAAGGGAAGGATTTGAAGCAGCATTTATAATATCTATAATACTTGCGTATCTTGCTAGAACAAGGAGGCATAATTTATCCAAATATGTATGGTATGGCGTTGGAATAGCTATAATCGTAAGCTTGATAATAGGCTCTCTTGCTTGGTTGGTCTACGGATCACTATCAAAGCAGACTCAAACATTATTTGAGGGTGTAGCTGCTTGGCTAGCTGTAGCTGTTTTATCATACATGATTTTTTGGATGGCCACAAAAAGAAAATTGATTAGGGCTGAGATTCAGAAAAGAGTTGAGGTCGTTGCAACCCATAAAACGATTCTTGGATTAATATTTTTAGCTTTTGTACTAGTATTTAGAGAAGGTGTCGAAAGTGTGCTATTTCTCTTACCATTTTTGGTAAATGAACCAATTGCTACACTTGTTGGATCCTTTCTGGGAGCTCTTCTGGCACTCATACTCGCTTACATAATATTCATTACCGGAATGAGGATAAATATTCAGAGGTTCTTCTATTTCACCAGTATATTATTAGTGCTTCTTGCTGGGGGATTGGCAGGTTATGGAGTGCATGAACTTATAGAATATTCAGAACTCAGCGGAATGGAATTAAGCTGGATCGGTGAATCCGCGTATGCCTTAGATATATCTTCAGAAAGCCTTTTCCATCATAAAGGAATTGTAGGATCCATATTCGCAGTTATGTTTGGATATACAGTAAGCGCTGAGTGGGCTAGAGTTATCATTCATTTAATGTATATTGCAATAGCTCTTCCAATTGTGCTAATAATCTATCGAAATAAGTAG